From Rhodamnia argentea isolate NSW1041297 chromosome 10, ASM2092103v1, whole genome shotgun sequence, a single genomic window includes:
- the LOC115725794 gene encoding uncharacterized protein LOC115725794 isoform X1 — MGTSERITKYRDRLDKTLASPDLTNAETLKNLVKDHLQRSSLEDNEEFSEVLLERRTKEVSHFLDMLRSASVGGNGSKASQMSHAEWKLKQDNEEFRVMYREGPEGTPYHSLLVEGYVDGPMDTCLCLSWESALYKKWWPQYTMPTFKIVSSKCLQKIRIGEQISSVRVKVSWPLSAREAVVHFFEFEYFQDDLIIVLLNSISETEKIDKSTHGYTGDMIPEEKDVIRIGVVGGFALQKVTSERSYFRTIANMDLKLDFVPPSLINFIARQLIGSGFRLYQKAVASVFKSDGDFKQALNDPLYDRIRKAFYSIYQQNGGLAYKKLEDKAKVLVNEDIVDNAEDNIKDVNQDIPVDQNAEEIQPNYKLPPYSSNCGEIEEVKSEDGMEGGNDRIINPSNGDVGEMSCRDRKRKVHIRPEVEQALGTLEKAISIVRQYGLNALNHSPSSFFEEEPQDLEMDAAGVSISEKVGFISKYDVGVEESNRKTIKKSTEEPRESSGTHSSRDRKSNSSATREVSHSKVVPASPEERLVAPPQIDQVVASYSLENGKTEAPFWDSTTDDAKEMTTEAERGDKNGTDTKNSSRRRRRYRLCCFRPLLGH, encoded by the exons ATGGGCACGAGTGAAAGAATCACCAAGTACAGGGATAGGCTCGACAAGACTCTGGCATCTCCTGATTTGACAAATGCAGAGACGCTTAAAAACCTTGTGAAAGATCATCTCCAACGTTCATCACTGGAAGACAATGAAG aattttctgaGGTTCTACTGGAGAGGAGGACTAAGGAAGTCTCTCATTTTCTGGATATGTTGAGAAGTGCTTCTGTTGGCGGCAATGGATCGAAAGCTTCTCAAATGTCACATGCTGAATGGAAA TTAAAACAAGATAATGAGGAGTTCAGAGTCATGTATCGAGAAGGACCCGAGGGAACTCCATACCATTCGTTACTTGTAGAAGGCTATGTTGATGGCCCCATGGATACTT GTTTATGTCTTTCATGGGAGTCCGCCCTGTATAAGAAATG GTGGCCCCAGTATACTATGCCAACCTTCAAAATCGTTTCTAGTAAATGTCTCCAGAAGATCCGAATTGGAGAACAGATATCATCAGTGAG GGTGAAGGTCTCATGGCCACTATCAGCTAGGGAGGCTGTTGTGCACTTCTTTGAGTTTGAGTACTTCCAAGATGATTTGATCATCGTACTTTTGAACTCG ATATCTGAAACGGAGAAGATCGACAAAAGTACTCATGGGTACACTGGAGACATGATACCCGAGGAAAAAGATGTGATAAGGATTGGTGTGGTTGGAGGATTTGCTTTACAAAAGGTGACTTCTGAAAGAAGTTATTTTCG TACGATTGCAAACATGGACTTAAAGCTGGATTTTGTTCCTCCATCCCTCATAAACTTTATAGCAAGGCAGCTCATTGGTAGTGGATTTAGACTCTATCAGAAG GCAGTTGCTTCTGTATTCAAGTCGGATGGGGATTTTAAGCAGGCTTTGAATGACCCTCTGTATGATCGAATACGTAAAGCTTTTTATAGTATTTATCAACAAAATGGAGGTCTGGCGTACAAGAAGCTGGAGGACAAGGCAAAAGTTCTCGTCAATGAAGATATTGTAGATAATGCCGAAGATAACATAAAGGATGTAAATCAAGATATTCCAGTTGATCAGAATGCAGAAGAAATTCAGCCAAATTATAAACTGCCTCCATATAGCAGCAATTGTGGTGAAATCGAGGAGGTGAAGAGTGAGGACGGCATGGAGGGAGGTAATGATCGTATCATTAACCCTTCAAATGGAGATGTGGGGGAGATGTCTTGCCGAGATCGCAAAAGAAAAGTTCATATCCGTCCTGAGGTGGAACAAGCTCTTGGGACGCTGGAAAAAGCGATATCTATAGTTCGACAATATGGATTGAATGCACTTAACCATTCaccatcttctttctttgaagAAGAGCCACAAGATCTTGAAATGGATGCAGCTGGGGTTTCAATCTCTGAAAAAGTTGGATTCATTTCAAAGTATGACGTCGGTGTTGAAGAATCAAACAGGAAAACGATAAAGAAATCTACAGAAGAACCGAGAGAAAGCTCTGGCACTCACAGTTCGAG GGATAGGAAATCGAATTCCAGTGCCACAAGGGAGGTAAGCCACAGCAAGGTAGTACCAGCTTCGCCGGAAGAGAGACTCGTGGCTCCTCCTCAGATCGACCAGGTCGTTGCCTCGTATTCTCTCGAGAATGGAAAGACAGAGGCGCCATTTTGGGACTCGACCACGGATGATGCCAAAGAGATGACCACAGAGGCAGAGAGGGGAGACAAAAACGGCACAGATACAAAGAACTCGTCGAGACGACGGAGAAGATACAGGTTATGTTGTTTCCGCCCACTTCTTGGACATTGA
- the LOC115725794 gene encoding uncharacterized protein LOC115725794 isoform X2 translates to MKLKQDNEEFRVMYREGPEGTPYHSLLVEGYVDGPMDTCLCLSWESALYKKWWPQYTMPTFKIVSSKCLQKIRIGEQISSVRVKVSWPLSAREAVVHFFEFEYFQDDLIIVLLNSISETEKIDKSTHGYTGDMIPEEKDVIRIGVVGGFALQKVTSERSYFRTIANMDLKLDFVPPSLINFIARQLIGSGFRLYQKAVASVFKSDGDFKQALNDPLYDRIRKAFYSIYQQNGGLAYKKLEDKAKVLVNEDIVDNAEDNIKDVNQDIPVDQNAEEIQPNYKLPPYSSNCGEIEEVKSEDGMEGGNDRIINPSNGDVGEMSCRDRKRKVHIRPEVEQALGTLEKAISIVRQYGLNALNHSPSSFFEEEPQDLEMDAAGVSISEKVGFISKYDVGVEESNRKTIKKSTEEPRESSGTHSSRDRKSNSSATREVSHSKVVPASPEERLVAPPQIDQVVASYSLENGKTEAPFWDSTTDDAKEMTTEAERGDKNGTDTKNSSRRRRRYRLCCFRPLLGH, encoded by the exons ATGAAG TTAAAACAAGATAATGAGGAGTTCAGAGTCATGTATCGAGAAGGACCCGAGGGAACTCCATACCATTCGTTACTTGTAGAAGGCTATGTTGATGGCCCCATGGATACTT GTTTATGTCTTTCATGGGAGTCCGCCCTGTATAAGAAATG GTGGCCCCAGTATACTATGCCAACCTTCAAAATCGTTTCTAGTAAATGTCTCCAGAAGATCCGAATTGGAGAACAGATATCATCAGTGAG GGTGAAGGTCTCATGGCCACTATCAGCTAGGGAGGCTGTTGTGCACTTCTTTGAGTTTGAGTACTTCCAAGATGATTTGATCATCGTACTTTTGAACTCG ATATCTGAAACGGAGAAGATCGACAAAAGTACTCATGGGTACACTGGAGACATGATACCCGAGGAAAAAGATGTGATAAGGATTGGTGTGGTTGGAGGATTTGCTTTACAAAAGGTGACTTCTGAAAGAAGTTATTTTCG TACGATTGCAAACATGGACTTAAAGCTGGATTTTGTTCCTCCATCCCTCATAAACTTTATAGCAAGGCAGCTCATTGGTAGTGGATTTAGACTCTATCAGAAG GCAGTTGCTTCTGTATTCAAGTCGGATGGGGATTTTAAGCAGGCTTTGAATGACCCTCTGTATGATCGAATACGTAAAGCTTTTTATAGTATTTATCAACAAAATGGAGGTCTGGCGTACAAGAAGCTGGAGGACAAGGCAAAAGTTCTCGTCAATGAAGATATTGTAGATAATGCCGAAGATAACATAAAGGATGTAAATCAAGATATTCCAGTTGATCAGAATGCAGAAGAAATTCAGCCAAATTATAAACTGCCTCCATATAGCAGCAATTGTGGTGAAATCGAGGAGGTGAAGAGTGAGGACGGCATGGAGGGAGGTAATGATCGTATCATTAACCCTTCAAATGGAGATGTGGGGGAGATGTCTTGCCGAGATCGCAAAAGAAAAGTTCATATCCGTCCTGAGGTGGAACAAGCTCTTGGGACGCTGGAAAAAGCGATATCTATAGTTCGACAATATGGATTGAATGCACTTAACCATTCaccatcttctttctttgaagAAGAGCCACAAGATCTTGAAATGGATGCAGCTGGGGTTTCAATCTCTGAAAAAGTTGGATTCATTTCAAAGTATGACGTCGGTGTTGAAGAATCAAACAGGAAAACGATAAAGAAATCTACAGAAGAACCGAGAGAAAGCTCTGGCACTCACAGTTCGAG GGATAGGAAATCGAATTCCAGTGCCACAAGGGAGGTAAGCCACAGCAAGGTAGTACCAGCTTCGCCGGAAGAGAGACTCGTGGCTCCTCCTCAGATCGACCAGGTCGTTGCCTCGTATTCTCTCGAGAATGGAAAGACAGAGGCGCCATTTTGGGACTCGACCACGGATGATGCCAAAGAGATGACCACAGAGGCAGAGAGGGGAGACAAAAACGGCACAGATACAAAGAACTCGTCGAGACGACGGAGAAGATACAGGTTATGTTGTTTCCGCCCACTTCTTGGACATTGA